The DNA segment CCCAGCGAAAGCCGCAGGTTCCGTCCGCCAGACACGATTCCACTGCGCCCTTTGTTGATGACCTGAGGACCTCGAGGATCGAATCCCGGGTGAAAGGGGCCACGATGGCGGTCGAGGCCAGAGCGCGGTGCATGTACCCCTTGAAAGAGTGCTGATCGACATTGCACTGGACTCGGTCCTTGAGCTCGCAGGGGCGTTCGACCATGATGCCTTCGGGGAAGAAGTGGTCGACGGTTCGGTTGAGGAGACCGGCGACGCGGGTCTTCCACTGGGCCTGCCTGTCGCCGGTAGTCTGGGGGTCGAAGGTCAGTTTTCTGTGGGAGCAAGAGGGGAATATTCAAGACATACATAGTTGTACATGATGGCGGCGCCGTGGAGCAAGACAGCAGCATTGGGCGACCATTGCAccttgttgaggttggtgcaGTTTTGCGGAGTGTTGGCACCATCGTACACATCGTAATCCTCCGTGATGTACCCAACGCCCTCGGTCCAATCCCATGTCCGCTCGGCCCACTCGGCATATGTTTCATTGTTTGTGTACCGCGCGAGACGAGCGGCGATGTTAAGGAAGACAACGTTGGCAATAGTATTCTTGTAATCGTAGCCGTTGTTGGTATGGGGAACCTGCCAGCGGAGACCACCGGCGCAGTCCTGGTTCTCCCACCTGGCGGCTtgggtgttgaaggtggCTTGGGCGAGCGCGAGATACTGCGGGTCAGTGGGCGCCGGGTTGGGGAAGTTGACCTCGGCGGCCAGCATAGCCGTCATGCCCCAGAAACCTTGATCATCGTTGCCGAGAGAGGCGGTCCAGTTGGGGTGCATAAAGGCAAAGGTAGGAGCGCCAGCTTGGTGGACGATGGATCGGACGGTCTCGTTGTTGTATGTGCTATCGCCTGTGTAGTGCCAGTAGTCGATCAAGGTGCCGAACATTGCGCCGGCCTGCCACCAGTAATAGTCGCCGGCCGGTGGCGGGCCTGGCAGAATGCCCGGTGTCTGGCCTGGCTCGTCACCGCGGTAGTACTCCCAGAGGTTGGCAGCAACGACTTTGGCGGCTCTCTTGATGGAATCTGACCCGTCCCTTTCGTTAGCAAACGGTCCGTACCGTctgtttctgctgctgtACTAGCTCCCGGGAACCCACCTTGAGAATCAAGATTGACCTGCAGCTTGTTTCCGGACTGCGCACTGGCACCCGTCACTGcgcacagcagcagcgctgCCGCAGCAGAAGCGTTCGTCCATCTCATGTTTGCGGTTTGTCGGCGCGCATTGGGTGTCTGCTGTAGCTGTGGCCTGTCGGTGCTGTTTGGGAAAGTCGACGTCGCTGGGAAAAGGAGCTAGGGAAATAAGGCTGGGATCCTCAAGCCGAATTCGGTTTCGAGTAGTAGGGAGAAGACGGAGATTTCGGGGATGAGGGCGAGGGGAAGGCTGCTGCACGTGGGCAGaagggcagggcagggcagcGGCCGTCAGCAgttcgacatcaccacctcaaaaGAGTTGGCTGTATATTCCCGTCGGAAACAACCGGTcaatcgtcgtcgtcgtcggcgtcagCATGCAACTCCCGTTCGGGGTGAGAATGGAACAGTGGTTGACCTGACGTAAGGGCCCGAGGCCAGGGCGCCGAAATGCCCAATTTGGAGACATTTCCTTTTGTTCTGGGAGTCTTTCCGGGTCTCATTGTTCCTGAGCAGGGATTGTTCAAatggctgctggggcggtGCATTGCAGTGCCCGTGTGCTGTGGGGGGCGTTCGAGACGGCGACGGCTGCtgttggctgttgttggctgctgttggcCCGTCGCATCGACTCGTCAGCCCAGAAGTCCCAAACGGGATCTAGCGCGTTCTAGTTCGTATAGGCTCGTTCTGCCAAGGAGGACCCTCTTTTGCGGGGTACGTCCCATCATCCATTTCATGCTTGGCACTTTGAGACATGTCTTGGGCTCCCTGAACGGATCGTGTCAAATCAGGCATGGGGTGCCAAAAGGTGTCAATTCTGTTGTTGTACGAGGGTGAGTTGCCCGGGTGGCTGGAAAAGGCCGAACCCAGTGGCCCAGGTCCCACTGCCAAGATATTGATTCCTTAACAGTGGGCCCGGTTGACTATTTTGACAGATCGTTCTTACATTATCTTCGAGACAGTAACTGTACTACATACAATAGCGACAAATAGCAGCATGATATCTCAACGAAGGATTAGCCTTCAAACTCCACGATGCCATCCCTTTCCTCAGCAACTAACAACGCCTGATGCCCTGGCTGTTGTTCATCTGGCCATTGGGCCTCGATCCACGGTTCAACCCTACCATGCTCGTGTTGTAACTGTCCCTCCTCTGATGGCTGTCCCTGTTGTCGTAGTTGTCCCTGCTGTAGTAGTTGTCCCTGCGCTGTCTAGCTTCGTTGCCCTTCTCGAGGTCAGCGACCCTCTTAGTTAGACTAACGTTGACCTGCTTCAGGTCTGCGATCTGCTTCTCTAACATGGAGAAGCGGGAGTCGTTAGACCGAGCGTGATTCTGGcgatcctcgtcctcctcggacTCTTCCGCAGCACCGGCGGGTCCTGATCTGTCGACATTTCGCTCCAACTTCAACAGCCGGGAGGTCACATCTCGCGCGAGGCTCTTATGATCATCGCGGTACCGCTTCACCTTCTTCTGGAGCTTCTCATGCCCGGAGGTACTGCCCATCAGCTCCAGTTTCTTGCTGACCCTGTCGAGCTTTGTTTCCATGTCGCTGCGCTTGGACTCGGCCACGGCGACCTTCCCGACATAGTCCAGAATCTTGGAATCAAGGGTGGCAAGCTTCTCTTCCAAGGGCCCTTTGGCAGCATTCACTTTAGCGGCTGCCACATGTGTGATGTACGactgcttctttttctccaaGACCCCGGCAACCGCCTCCGCCACAGTGGACACAAGTCCAGCGGCTTTGCCTCCTTTGTGAAGGCCAATATCTGCCCTCAGGCTCTCGATCGCGTTAGTGTGGGATGCGAGGATGTCTGAATGTTCACCAATTGTGATGTCGATGACCCTCATACGCTGGTGGACCTTTTTGAGCGGCTCGCGCTGGGTATCCCCATTATTGGCCAGCGCTGAGCCAAGGATTGGGGAACTGACGGTCTCGGCCGTGGATATTTCTGAACTCAGCCCCACGGAGGAGTCGAATCGCAGTGTTGgcggtgacgatgatggagagACGACCCTCACTGAGCGGATCGAAGGGCGTGTCGACGATGTTGAAGGGCCTGTTCTTGAAGGGCCGGTCGATGGTTTTGCAGGGTCTGCCGACGGTTTGGAAGGCCCAGACACCGATGAACGTCGTGTCCACTTTCGAGGCGTCACTGGCCCCGATGTAGTCTTCTTGCGCTTTTTAGACTTGTGCTGCTCGAGGCTCTCCCCAGGCAATGTGAGTGGCTCCTCGTCTGTGCTGTCGTCTTCGACATCATTCGGCCTGTGCTGAGCTAAATTGAAGAGCGCGCCCTTCTTTTTGAGCTCGGCCCAACTATCGCGAAGCTCAACCTTGGAGAGATCTGATGTGGAAACGTCCCCTCCAGCCGAGTCGAGGAAGCTGATGTACTTATCAGCATACATGGCGACATTGGATCGTCTCCGGCGCCCTTTCAAATCTGCGTAAGCCCTGCGCGCGTGGACAAAGATCCCTTCCAGCAGCTTGATAGTCGTCTCTCCACATCCTGAGAAGGTGTCTGGGGACAGGTCTTTCCAGtatgagggtgagggatggTGATCAGAGAAGAACAAAAGAGCCCGAAAGAACAAGGCGATATTGTTTTGCACTCTGGTTTTGGTGATTTCCTCGGGGTTGGCGCGATTCCGAGACCCCTTCGGCACACTGGTGTAGTCAGGGCATATCAAGGCCTTCCAGATCTTTTTCTTATGTTCTTGGATCTCTTCAACAGTCTCGGCATCAAACAGGAAGCCTGGCATCTCCCAAAAAAGAGTGTCAGGAACCATCTTGAAGTCCGCCATGACTTCGATATCCGAGTCGGTCGGGCTCATGTTGTGCCCTGGCTTGAAGCTTGGCAGGCTTTTCCAGTATCTGGCTGGACTGGGTCAGATTTAGACCGACATGGAAAGGGGGTCTAATTCAATACCTGAAGAACTTGAATATCAAGTTCACACTGAGAAGCGCTTGTGTAGCCTGTTCCTCTCAATCAGGAAGGAACAGCCCCAAAGTCGAGTTATCGGAAAGAAAGAGCGTTTAAAGAACCGACACAATGGCGATCGACTCTGAGTTGCCAGAAGGAAAGCGACTGGCaaacgaagaagacgagtCTGGAGTTTGAATTGCCAGACAGAAAAGCTACTCGGTACTCAAACCACTGTCCTGACAATGAGCTGCCGGACATGAAAGGGACGTGGAGGTCGAGAAAATGGCCCTGAAGTTGAATTGTTCCGAAGAGCGATTGGAAGAACAAAAATTGGTCCTCGAGCCGGAGTGAtctggaagaaaagagggctTTGAAATTCGAAACGAACAAGCTCAGGCCTGCGCTGCCAAAGAAATCGCGACTTGAGAATCGAACCAAGCCTGTGCGGCCAAAAGAAAAGCGGCTCGAAGATTTCAAAACTGGAGAATCAGACGGGGCTCTGCCCTCGGTGGGTAGGTGGTGTAGAGAGGATGACCCCTTCAAGAAGAGAAGCAAAAGCCAAAGAAGCTTGTCGCTGACAAGGCTCAACACAACTTATGGAACAGGGACGGGAGGGTGTGTTGGAAAAAGGAAGTCGACCCCAGGACAGAGTAGTTGAACTGGGTGGAATATCTGCCACCCCGCCATTGGAGTATCAAAATGGAAGGCACGACTTTCCAggcccccttccccatggTAACGGCAGGTTCGATAAGCTGAGTCACACCCCTTTTTCGCTACAGTTGGACCTTTGTTCGGACCAGTCTCAGGGCGGTCAATGATGCCAATTAGATTGGAAATTGTGCACGATTCTCTGTTCCATGTTAAAAACATTACTTTGAAGCTGGAACGACTTTTCGCAGCCCAAGTTGCTTGTCCATCCACCTGTTTATCCCGACAAGGCCTGGATTGTGTCGATGGTGGTCATGTagttcaggggctcaggggtaaCCGTCGAAAATGTGGGCCTCTCAAGGAATGGACCGTGCTCAAAGCTTAGCATCGGCATCGGGGAACCCGACCCGCGACTCGTGCTCTCCACCAAAACGCTGTCGCAAGCCGAAGACAGTGGATAATGCGACAGGCGCATCCACCGACGACGCTCTTATGATTTGAACGTCCCAGCAATATCGCAATGGCGTCCACCGGAGGTAGCACCAGGGAGCCCTGGACCGGCGAGACAAAGTCCAAGTTTAACGGGTAAGTTCAGGCCCCTCCTGGAGAACATGACAACTGCTAATGAACCTTTGTCACCAGCAAAGACAGAAGCGAGTTCCTCGATccatgccaggaggctgccaCGAAAAGCATCCGGTGTCTGCACCGCAACCAGGGTGACCGAACCATGTGCTCCGATTACTTCCAGTCAGTTGCGACAATCTGATACTGTTGGGGGGGGATAACGGTCGAGCAGATTGCGCTAACAATCGGTGTTTTGGGAGGTGTACAGGGCATACAGAGATTGCAAGAAGATTTGGGTATGAGGATTGGGTCTTGGTGAATGACGGATTGCATGCTGACCGTTGCTGGTGTGAGACAGATCGAGAAGCGCAGGATAGAGAGCAAACGAGGAGGCAATGCTTAACGCTTGACGACCGACACCGAACGAACTAGATACCCCGCGCTGTTCCCACGACAGACCAGAGAGATACGGCGTGGGACAACTACTTCTCCGGGCAGAATAGACAGGACTGCTCCTGTCTCTGTAACAATTTTGTAGTTTTATTTTCCCTCTCTTGTCATACTACGTAACGACTGGCAGACATGCTATTATGCAAACCCATTTTTTCTATAAGATTTAGTAAGAGAGGAGACGGCGATTATAGCTGTTCAACTGGCTTCTTCGTGGCAGAGGCTCACCGCGGTGAAGGTGGGGTTGCAAAGGTCAAGCTCGTGccccacaaccccaccaaaatGTTGTGGTGAGCTTCTTGTTCCCTCGCATGCACGAGTATCCCATCAGCATCTTGGCCCAGAGCGCAACAGGCTTTGGAAACAGTTCTTTTTGAAACTGTTTGCTCGTGTTTCTCAAATACTGCGGAGGTTTTCATTGTTGTTTGTAAGCCGCACAAGGTGTACGAGCAGCCCAATTCCTCGCCTGCCATTGgcccctccccttcaactcCATCCTGTCCCCCACGTCGGGTTGGCTGGCCTTCCTCTCTCGCCTCGTCTTCGCCTGCGCCTGCACCAAAAGAGAACCAACCATGGCGTACAACAGGTACAGATATGGGCCACCGGCCCTCAAAAGCAGCGTCGACGTGCAACTGCAGTCTGCGTTTAGTGATGGGAACTGGTCCGCCGTCATTCGGCTTGCTGCAAAACGCTTTGCGACTTTCAAGGACCCTTATTATGAGGTACATGCCCTGACTGGCTACCAAGAAGCACATGATACTGAATATTCCATGCAGGCTATCAGAGTCTCTACTGAGGCCCAATTACAGGGCACTGCCGAGAAATGTGCCGTACTCGTCCACGTCGACGAGTTGGTCAGGAGCAAGAAGACCCCTGAtatcggcatcctcgacctgTATGAGTGGGCCTGTCAGGACTTCATAGGTTATGAGATCGACTTTGCCGAGACATTTGGCCCTTTGAGAGTACGATGGGTCAAGGCAAACGCCAGCAGTCCAATGGCCTCATCTTGTCTTCAGGGTTGTTTGGAACAGTGGGATCTTGTCAGCGCTCAGCAGATTGCAGCGACTTTGGACAAGACCTATGCCAACACGACTGACCGCCGGTACATGTTTTGGAACATCACTTTGACATTCCTCCTTTCAGTATGTATACTCGCCTATTAACAATGGTGTCGAGACGAGGAATTGACGTGTCCAGATTAGCCCACAGTGCACTGAAGCCAGCCGCAAGGTGTACAGCCTTTTGACAGTCAGACAGCTCCAAAAGGCAGCTGATATCACGGAAAATTCCAAGAAACTCGAAAAGACAGACAGAGGTCTTCTcacagaagaggaggtctGCCTCTACTACCGCGTGTTATTGAGTCATGgcaccaaggaggagtttCTAGCCCGCCTCGGAAGCCCCAAACTGGGTGCCATCAGTCAACTCAAACAGGGACACAAGCTTCTTTTCTGCGAGTGTCTCGATGCTTTGGAAACTTGGGGCGAATGGGACACCATCTACGAGCTCTGCCGTGATGCTCTGAAGTTGGGTCTCGACGGTTCCACCACACCATTCTTCGTCTGCGATTTGAGGATATGGAAGAGGTTTGTTGCTGCCGCCACCGAGGCAACGAATGCGGATGCGTCAGTCTTTCTTACCTGGCGGGGGTGTCAACATACTAACAGGCTTCTAGGGCTCTCGATGAAGTACAAGAGGTCCTCAAACAGTTCATCGAGCTCAAGGACAAAGCTACCCCCATGTACAAAAAGAACATCAGCCTGGCGCTGCTCGAAACGACCTTCAGGTTGCCTTCAACCACGATCAACCCCGATCACGAAGACACAGCTCTGTCGCCAAAGGTCGTTCAAATAGGGCTTTTCCTCGATCAGTATTACGAGAGATTTGCCGCTTTTGACGACGTCAAAGGCTATGTGGCTGAGCTGGGATATGAAGAGGCAAAGACATTCTTGGAGGATGTGTTGCCCAAGATTCCAGGCGAGGTATGCTTCTTCTGTTGGTCTGCATTCTGCAGATGCTAACGGGAGTCTCTCAAGAATCCCACCAAGGCTCAGcagatcatcatcaaggcccTCGAATGCAGGCTGCGCTACACTCTCACCACCTGCCCACAAAC comes from the Podospora pseudocomata strain CBS 415.72m chromosome 5, whole genome shotgun sequence genome and includes:
- a CDS encoding hypothetical protein (EggNog:ENOG503Q0BR; CAZy:GH76; COG:G), encoding MRWTNASAAAALLLCAVTGASAQSGNKLQVNLDSQDSIKRAAKVVAANLWEYYRGDEPGQTPGILPGPPPAGDYYWWQAGAMFGTLIDYWHYTGDSTYNNETVRSIVHQAGAPTFAFMHPNWTASLGNDDQGFWGMTAMLAAEVNFPNPAPTDPQYLALAQATFNTQAARWENQDCAGGLRWQVPHTNNGYDYKNTIANVVFLNIAARLARYTNNETYAEWAERTWDWTEGVGYITEDYDVYDGANTPQNCTNLNKVQWSPNAAVLLHGAAIMYNYTTGDRQAQWKTRVAGLLNRTVDHFFPEGIMVERPCELKDRVQCNVDQHSFKGYMHRALASTAIVAPFTRDSILEVLRSSTKGAVESCLADGTCGFRWDRGEYDGDVSNGPAGQQMSALAALSTLLLDNSDGPLTNSTGGTSVGDPNAGSSAFELDPMRQITAGDKAGAAIVTIVVVGSFVGSLVWMSGGLFEVS
- a CDS encoding hypothetical protein (EggNog:ENOG503PSNW); its protein translation is MSPTDSDIEVMADFKMVPDTLFWEMPGFLFDAETVEEIQEHKKKIWKALICPDYTSVPKGSRNRANPEEITKTRVQNNIALFFRALLFFSDHHPSPSYWKDLSPDTFSGCGETTIKLLEGIFVHARRAYADLKGRRRRSNVAMYADKYISFLDSAGGDVSTSDLSKVELRDSWAELKKKGALFNLAQHRPNDVEDDSTDEEPLTLPGESLEQHKSKKRKKTTSGPVTPRKWTRRSSVSGPSKPSADPAKPSTGPSRTGPSTSSTRPSIRSVRVVSPSSSPPTLRFDSSVGLSSEISTAETVSSPILGSALANNGDTQREPLKKVHQRMRVIDITIGEHSDILASHTNAIESLRADIGLHKGGKAAGLVSTVAEAVAGVLEKKKQSYITHVAAAKVNAAKGPLEEKLATLDSKILDYVGKVAVAESKRSDMETKLDRVSKKLELMGSTSGHEKLQKKVKRYRDDHKSLARDVTSRLLKLERNVDRSGPAGAAEESEEDEDRQNHARSNDSRFSMLEKQIADLKQVNVSLTKRVADLEKGNEARQRRDNYYSRDNYDNRDSHQRRDSYNTSMVGLNRGSRPNGQMNNSQGIRRFAEERDGIVEFEG
- the COX23 gene encoding Mitochondrial copper homeostasis protein (COG:O; EggNog:ENOG503P6XV); amino-acid sequence: MASTGGSTREPWTGETKSKFNGKDRSEFLDPCQEAATKSIRCLHRNQGDRTMCSDYFQAYRDCKKIWIEKRRIESKRGGNA